Proteins from one Pontibacter korlensis genomic window:
- a CDS encoding S8 family peptidase, protein MGCTPDEEQVTPEASFSAETTSAATAGSANPVVRLKTNSFIIISSSNSLPSDLEGQVKFLKGNVTGLLKEVGMATVTSTDPDFAAKAGKIQGVSAVIRDAEIQWLNPDNEKTFDAAALNVNPASSGDSEPYFFLQWGHTAIQAPAAWNAGARGKGVKVAVLDTGFFLDHPDLKSNIASSASFVPGEPAQFKSIPNVRTSSHGSHVAGTIAAADNGLGVIGVAPDAQLILVKVLRDSGSGSFSWMMQGILHAVAEGADVINMSLGAGLPRNGKFLDENGNMINDTKAVQELLNAISRVTTYATQQGVTVISSAGNDGNNGNKDQSLVYIPASAPNVISISSTAPTGWFNNPLTTNLDGVASYTNFGTPAVSFAAPGGDFSYPTNELSSLGIPVWALDMVLSTGTERGYNWNAGTSMASPHAAGVAALIIGQNGGSMDPKKVEAALRASADDLGKPGRDPYYGHGRVNAYKAVSAIQ, encoded by the coding sequence ATGGGATGTACACCTGATGAGGAGCAGGTAACACCAGAAGCTTCCTTCAGTGCTGAGACAACAAGTGCAGCAACAGCAGGATCAGCTAACCCGGTTGTAAGATTGAAAACAAACAGCTTCATTATTATTTCCTCTTCCAACAGCCTTCCTTCAGACTTAGAAGGGCAGGTAAAGTTCCTGAAAGGAAACGTTACAGGACTGCTGAAGGAAGTTGGCATGGCTACCGTTACCTCAACTGACCCAGATTTTGCAGCAAAGGCTGGCAAAATTCAAGGAGTTAGCGCTGTAATTCGCGATGCAGAGATCCAGTGGCTTAACCCTGACAATGAAAAGACATTTGATGCTGCAGCACTAAATGTTAACCCTGCCAGCAGTGGCGACAGTGAGCCTTACTTCTTTCTTCAGTGGGGGCATACTGCTATACAGGCTCCAGCAGCATGGAATGCAGGCGCACGCGGCAAAGGAGTTAAAGTCGCCGTTCTGGACACAGGATTCTTCCTGGATCATCCTGATCTAAAAAGCAATATTGCTTCCAGTGCATCTTTTGTGCCTGGGGAGCCTGCTCAGTTCAAAAGCATACCTAATGTTCGTACCTCCAGCCATGGTTCTCACGTTGCCGGTACTATTGCAGCAGCCGATAATGGTCTAGGAGTAATAGGAGTTGCTCCTGATGCACAGCTAATACTTGTAAAAGTACTCCGTGATTCGGGCTCCGGCAGTTTCTCCTGGATGATGCAGGGTATACTACATGCCGTTGCAGAAGGCGCTGACGTGATAAATATGAGCTTAGGTGCTGGCTTGCCTCGCAATGGTAAGTTCTTAGATGAAAATGGCAACATGATTAATGACACAAAGGCCGTTCAGGAGCTTCTTAATGCAATCAGCAGAGTTACCACGTATGCTACCCAGCAAGGTGTAACTGTTATTTCATCAGCTGGTAACGATGGTAACAACGGTAATAAAGATCAGTCCCTGGTTTACATTCCGGCCAGCGCACCTAACGTTATCTCTATTTCCTCAACGGCTCCTACTGGTTGGTTCAATAATCCTCTTACTACTAACTTAGACGGTGTTGCCTCTTATACAAACTTTGGCACACCTGCAGTTAGCTTTGCAGCACCAGGAGGTGACTTTTCGTACCCTACAAATGAGCTTTCCTCTTTAGGAATACCTGTTTGGGCGCTAGATATGGTGCTAAGCACCGGAACTGAAAGAGGATACAACTGGAATGCCGGTACAAGTATGGCCTCTCCGCATGCAGCAGGTGTAGCCGCTCTTATCATTGGCCAGAACGGCGGCAGCATGGACCCTAAGAAAGTTGAAGCTGCTCTCCGTGCCTCTGCCGATGATCTTGGCAAACCGGGTAGAGACCCTTACTACGGCCATGGTCGAGTAAATGCTTATAAAGCTGTTTCTGCCATACAGTAA